The window GAAGACCTCCGCCAATTGCCCATCGTCGCCATCGATCCTGCCGATGCGCGCGACCATGACGATGCCATCTGGGCCGAACCCGATGGCGAGGGCGGCTTCGATGCGCTGGTCGCGATTGCCGACGTCAGTTTCTATGTCCGCCCCGGTAGCGAAATCGACCGCGAGGCGCGCAAGCGCGGCAATTCCGTCTATTTTCCCGACCGCGTCGTGCCGATGCTACCCGAAGTTCTCAGCGCGGACGTATGCTCGCTGAAATCGGGCGAAGACCGTGCAGCCATGGCGTGCCACCTCAAGATCGACAAGGATGGCGAGATCACCGGCTGGCGTTTCACGCGAGCGATCGTCAGGATCGAGCAGGTCATCGCTTACGAGGATGCGCAGGCGGCCATCGACGCCGACACTGCGCCTGAATATCTGCGCAATCTGTGGCGTTGCTGGAAGCTTCTTTCCGAAGCGCGGTCCGCGCGCGAACCGCTTGATCTCGACCTACCGGAACGCCGCGTGATGCTGGACGACGAGGGCAAAATTACCGAAATCGCCGTACGTGAACGGCTGGATGCGCACCGCGTCGTCGAAGATTTCATGATCGCTGCCAATGTCGCCTCGGCCAAGGCGCTGGAAGCGAAAAACGCGCCGGTCGTTTACCGTATCCACGAAACGCCAAGCCGGGAAAAGCTATTAGCGCTTAAGGAATATCTGCAAACGCAGGGACGCAAGCTGGCATTGGGTCAGGTCGTCACACCCGGCCTTTTCAACCGTTTCTTGAAGGATGTGGCGGACGAAAACGAGAAGGCACTGCTGATGGAGGCGGTGCTGCGCAGCCAGGCGCGGGCAGAGTACAATCCTGCAAATGTGGGGCATTTCGGCTTGGCGCTGGCGTCCTATTCGCACTTCACCTCGCCCATTCGGCGCTATGCCGATCTGCTCCTACACCGCAGCCTCGTCGATGCGTTCAAACTGGAACAGCCTGCTCCCAAAGCGAAGCTGCCTGCGGAATCGGGCCTGTCGGATCGTGACCGTGAGGACCTGTCGAAGATTACCGACATCATCAGCCAGGCTGAACGGCGGGCGATGGAGGCGGAACGCGATACAGTGGATCGATATGTCGCGGCATGGCTTTCCGGCCGCGTCGGGGAAACGTTCGAAACGCGCATAACGGGCGTGCAGAGCTTCGGCTTCTTTGCCACCATACTGGGACTGGGCGGCGATGGTTTGGTGCCGGTTTCCACACTGGGCAACGACTATTTCAAATATGACGAAAAGGCTCAGGCCCTGGTCGGCGAACGGTCCGGCCAGAGCTACACCACTGGCGACCGACTGAAGCTGAGACTGGGCGAAGCCAATCCCCTGACCGGAGCAATGAAGTTCGAACCGCTGGATGCCGATGGCAACCCCATCGAACCACGTGGCCGCAAACCGGCACCAGGTCGCAGCGGATCGGGCAAGGCGCGCGGAGCCAAGGGTAAGCGGGACGGTTCGGGCGCAAAGCCTGCGCAGGGCAAGCGCGGACGGCCTTCCAACATCCGGCATCAGGGCCGCAAGAAAGGCGGGAAGGGCCCGTCCAAAAGCAAGCCCTGACAGGAAAGGCGGAACGGCGAACGCACGGCGCGCATTGGTCTGGAAAGGAGTTACTTTCCAATATGCTCAAGCCAAACCAAACCGTCCCGACACTGGAACTGCCGCTGACCATCGACGCGCGTTTCAGCCTTGCCGACCAGACGCCCCACACCTTCACGATGCTGGTGTTCTATCGCGGTAAGCACTGCCCCATCTGCAAGAAATATCTGACCGAAATTGGCAGCAAGCTTGGTGTAATAACCAAACGCGGGATCAATCCGTTCGCGATCTCGATGGACAGCCCGGAACGGGCCGCCGTCAGTCACGAGGAATGGGAGACCGGCGATCTGCCGCTCGCGCACAGCCTGACTGAAGACACGGCTCGCGAATGGGGTTTGTATATCTCGTCGGGCCGCGAGGGGAGCGAAGAGCCGGACGTGTTTTCCGAACCTGCACTGTTCCTTATACGCCCCGATGGCACTTTGTTTTTCGCCCAGACACAGAGCGCCCCGTTCACCCGGCCGTCGATCGACGATCTAATGGACGCGGTCGATTTTGTGGTCGAGAAAGATTATCCGGCGCGCGGCAACCTTACCTGATGTGACAGCTTAGGCGAGGCGGTCGATCTGCTCGACCGCCATGC of the Alteripontixanthobacter maritimus genome contains:
- the rnr gene encoding ribonuclease R; translated protein: MKKQPKYGLPTPAQVLEFLQTSTGQTGKREIAKAFGLKGQEKIALKKLLKDMAEEGLIDGRKTAFHKMGGVPKVSVLKVVEIEDGEAIAVPESWQPDDGTAPPRLRLIERKKGGAVRVGHRVLARTEQVGKGWQAHVMKVLPERTEGLMGVVEVDAGGTAWLAPVDKRVRHSSEIKDLGGAEKGQLVLAEPAGRSPKAGVNVIEVLGDPLAPKSFSLIAIAKHGIRHVFPDEVLAEAEIAAKLPLSIEDREDLRQLPIVAIDPADARDHDDAIWAEPDGEGGFDALVAIADVSFYVRPGSEIDREARKRGNSVYFPDRVVPMLPEVLSADVCSLKSGEDRAAMACHLKIDKDGEITGWRFTRAIVRIEQVIAYEDAQAAIDADTAPEYLRNLWRCWKLLSEARSAREPLDLDLPERRVMLDDEGKITEIAVRERLDAHRVVEDFMIAANVASAKALEAKNAPVVYRIHETPSREKLLALKEYLQTQGRKLALGQVVTPGLFNRFLKDVADENEKALLMEAVLRSQARAEYNPANVGHFGLALASYSHFTSPIRRYADLLLHRSLVDAFKLEQPAPKAKLPAESGLSDRDREDLSKITDIISQAERRAMEAERDTVDRYVAAWLSGRVGETFETRITGVQSFGFFATILGLGGDGLVPVSTLGNDYFKYDEKAQALVGERSGQSYTTGDRLKLRLGEANPLTGAMKFEPLDADGNPIEPRGRKPAPGRSGSGKARGAKGKRDGSGAKPAQGKRGRPSNIRHQGRKKGGKGPSKSKP
- a CDS encoding peroxiredoxin-like family protein translates to MLKPNQTVPTLELPLTIDARFSLADQTPHTFTMLVFYRGKHCPICKKYLTEIGSKLGVITKRGINPFAISMDSPERAAVSHEEWETGDLPLAHSLTEDTAREWGLYISSGREGSEEPDVFSEPALFLIRPDGTLFFAQTQSAPFTRPSIDDLMDAVDFVVEKDYPARGNLT